The Candidatus Omnitrophota bacterium genome includes a window with the following:
- a CDS encoding AAA family ATPase — translation MSAIRRILTINLPVKQSAFLWGARKTGKSTYLKEAFPQSPVYDFLRTDLFLALTRNPALLREQILAQKGPALKHPIILDEVQKVPQVLDEVHWLIENEGLRFILCGSSARKLKRGHANLLGGRAWRYEMFPLVSAELKEFDLLRALNHGLIPDHYLRDDYQKSLQAYVQDYLKEEIFAEGLTRNIPAFSRFFEAMAFSHGQLTNYSNIARDCGVDYKTVREYYQILVDTFLGTRVEPFNRRQSRQVISQAAKFYLFDVGVAGFLTNRVLKEERGEEFGRAFEHFILMEILAYRSYRERDFEIRFWRTKSGLEVDFVLGKAEVALEVKSARRVDNKDLRSLAAFTDEFSPKKSLLVSNEKQQRLYGKIRILPWQNFLELLWGGKII, via the coding sequence ATGTCAGCCATTCGACGTATTTTAACGATAAACCTTCCGGTAAAGCAGTCCGCATTTTTATGGGGCGCCCGCAAGACCGGAAAATCAACCTATCTCAAAGAAGCATTCCCGCAAAGTCCGGTTTACGATTTTTTAAGGACGGATTTATTTCTCGCCTTGACCAGGAATCCCGCCTTGTTAAGAGAGCAAATTCTGGCGCAAAAAGGGCCTGCTTTGAAGCATCCCATCATTCTGGATGAAGTCCAGAAGGTGCCTCAAGTTTTGGATGAAGTCCATTGGCTGATAGAAAATGAGGGGCTAAGGTTTATTCTCTGCGGTTCAAGCGCCCGCAAATTAAAGCGCGGCCATGCCAATCTGCTGGGCGGAAGGGCATGGCGGTATGAAATGTTTCCCCTTGTATCCGCGGAGCTTAAGGAATTTGACTTGCTCCGGGCGTTAAACCACGGATTAATTCCGGACCATTACTTGCGGGATGATTATCAAAAGTCGCTTCAGGCCTACGTCCAGGACTATTTGAAAGAGGAGATTTTTGCCGAGGGGTTGACCCGGAATATTCCGGCTTTTTCCAGGTTTTTTGAGGCCATGGCTTTTTCTCACGGCCAGTTGACTAATTATTCCAATATTGCCAGGGACTGCGGCGTCGATTACAAGACCGTCCGGGAATACTATCAAATTTTGGTTGATACGTTTCTCGGGACCAGGGTTGAGCCTTTTAACAGGCGGCAAAGCCGGCAGGTTATCAGCCAGGCGGCCAAGTTTTATTTATTTGACGTCGGTGTGGCGGGATTCCTGACAAATCGCGTTCTTAAGGAAGAGCGCGGAGAAGAGTTCGGCAGGGCCTTCGAGCATTTTATCTTGATGGAAATTTTGGCCTATCGTTCCTATCGGGAGCGCGATTTCGAAATCCGGTTTTGGCGCACGAAATCAGGCCTTGAGGTGGATTTTGTTCTGGGGAAAGCAGAGGTGGCGCTGGAAGTGAAAAGCGCTCGCCGGGTGGACAACAAAGACCTGCGTTCCCTTGCTGCGTTTACCGATGAATTTTCTCCGAAAAAGTCTCTTCTCGTCTCTAACGAAAAGCAGCAACGGCTTTATGGGAAAATCCGTATCCTCCCCTGGCAGAATTTCCTCGAGCTTTTGTGGGGAGGAAAGATTATTTAA
- a CDS encoding AAA family ATPase, with amino-acid sequence MTTRHPQNLDFNEQFARAYGLMENGQQNLFITGKAGTGKSTLLQYFRANTRKNVAVLAPTGVAAVNVKGQTIHSFFGFKPDITPVAVRAIRVGKTRKMMYQKLEAIIIDEISMVRADLLDCVDAFLRSRGPCADAPFGGVQMIFIGDLYQLPPVVGAAERAVFGGGNGKTMYRSPYFFDAKVLEDFQAEVVELEKIYRQKDDDFIGLLNAVRNNSVTEEHLKVLNSRCIPDFTPGTDELYIHLTTTNDLANRINEQRLNALPGRTSRYEGRMTGDFDFKSLPTQEILCLKTGAQVMLLNNDPGGRWNNGSLGKIIAIEKDAEDPDIIRVELTDGDEVEVSPYTWEMFRFFYNEKTGTLDSEEVGSFTQYPLRLGWAVTIHKGQGKTFSRIIVDIGRGTFAHGQMYVALSRCTSLEGLVLKKPILKKHILMDWRVVKFMTGYQYRRAEELYPLDRKRKILEQAIEDEKAVDIVYLKAGDEKTRRTIGPRAVGEMEYLGKTYLGVEAYCFKRKDIRAFRLDRILEIRESASPLKR; translated from the coding sequence ATGACAACCCGTCATCCGCAGAATTTGGACTTCAACGAGCAGTTCGCCCGGGCGTATGGCCTGATGGAGAACGGCCAGCAGAATCTTTTCATAACGGGGAAGGCCGGCACCGGCAAATCCACACTGCTCCAATATTTTCGCGCCAATACGCGCAAAAACGTCGCTGTCCTGGCCCCGACCGGTGTCGCCGCCGTCAACGTCAAAGGTCAGACCATCCATTCCTTTTTCGGCTTCAAGCCCGACATCACTCCGGTGGCAGTGCGTGCCATCCGCGTTGGGAAAACTAGGAAGATGATGTATCAGAAGCTGGAGGCCATCATCATTGATGAGATTTCGATGGTCCGGGCCGACCTTTTGGATTGCGTGGACGCTTTTCTGAGATCGCGCGGACCTTGCGCGGATGCCCCGTTCGGCGGCGTGCAGATGATTTTTATCGGCGACCTTTATCAGCTCCCTCCGGTGGTGGGCGCGGCGGAAAGGGCCGTGTTCGGCGGCGGCAACGGCAAAACAATGTACCGGAGCCCGTATTTCTTCGACGCGAAAGTGCTCGAGGATTTCCAGGCCGAGGTTGTCGAACTGGAGAAGATCTACCGGCAGAAAGACGATGATTTTATCGGCCTGCTCAACGCGGTCCGCAACAATTCCGTGACGGAAGAGCACCTAAAGGTTTTGAACAGCCGGTGTATTCCCGATTTTACGCCCGGCACGGACGAGTTGTATATCCACCTGACCACCACCAATGACCTGGCCAACCGGATCAATGAACAGCGGCTGAACGCGCTCCCGGGCCGGACATCCCGCTATGAGGGCCGGATGACAGGGGACTTCGACTTCAAAAGTCTGCCCACGCAAGAAATTCTGTGCCTGAAGACCGGCGCCCAGGTGATGCTGTTGAATAACGATCCCGGGGGACGCTGGAACAACGGCAGTCTCGGCAAGATCATCGCTATTGAGAAGGATGCGGAAGACCCGGACATCATCCGTGTCGAGCTGACCGATGGGGATGAGGTGGAGGTTTCCCCCTACACCTGGGAGATGTTCCGCTTCTTTTACAATGAAAAGACCGGCACACTGGATTCCGAGGAAGTCGGATCCTTTACCCAATACCCTTTGCGCCTCGGCTGGGCGGTCACCATCCACAAAGGCCAGGGCAAGACATTTTCCAGAATCATCGTTGATATCGGCCGCGGGACCTTTGCCCACGGACAGATGTATGTCGCGTTAAGCCGTTGCACGAGCCTGGAAGGTCTGGTGCTGAAAAAGCCGATCCTCAAAAAGCATATTCTTATGGACTGGCGCGTTGTGAAATTCATGACAGGGTATCAGTACCGGCGCGCCGAAGAGCTGTATCCCCTCGACCGGAAGCGGAAGATCCTCGAGCAGGCCATCGAAGACGAAAAAGCCGTCGACATCGTTTATTTAAAGGCCGGTGATGAGAAGACCCGCCGCACCATCGGCCCGCGCGCCGTGGGCGAAATGGAATACCTCGGCAAGACCTACCTGGGCGTGGAGGCCTACTGTTTCAAGCGCAAAGACATCCGCGCCTTCCGGCTGGACAGGATTTTGGAGATCAGGGAGAGCGCCTCACCATTGAAACGCTAA
- a CDS encoding nucleotidyl transferase AbiEii/AbiGii toxin family protein, translating into MKDYCLELAASQKSTAAKYNAMREYLQAYVLRIMGDRRVFESAAFVGGTALRFLYDLPRFSEDLDFSLHKKPALAFADLLGAIKRELVLAGYEVEVVYKETRTVQGAFVKFAGLLHEAGLSPLPGQKFSIKIEIDSRPPSGAVLTTRIVNKFFPIAFLSHDLSSLLAGKIHALLSRKYTKGRDYFDLAWYLSRFPAIVPNFKLLHNALRQTGYAKKLPGKDDWREYLSGVVQKADWKTVHKDVVNFLENPGDMNVFTKGNVLKMIQTGR; encoded by the coding sequence GTGAAAGATTATTGCCTGGAGCTGGCCGCGTCGCAGAAGTCCACCGCCGCCAAATACAACGCCATGCGCGAATATTTGCAGGCCTATGTGTTGCGGATCATGGGCGACCGCCGCGTCTTTGAGTCGGCGGCCTTTGTCGGTGGGACCGCCCTGCGGTTTTTATATGATCTGCCGCGTTTTTCGGAAGACCTGGACTTCTCGTTGCACAAAAAGCCCGCCCTTGCCTTCGCGGATTTGCTGGGTGCCATTAAACGGGAGCTTGTCCTGGCCGGTTATGAGGTCGAGGTCGTCTATAAGGAAACGCGGACGGTCCAGGGAGCCTTTGTCAAATTCGCCGGGCTGCTCCATGAGGCCGGGCTTTCACCCCTCCCTGGACAGAAGTTCTCGATCAAAATCGAGATCGACAGCCGGCCGCCCTCAGGGGCGGTTCTGACAACCCGGATCGTCAACAAATTTTTTCCCATCGCCTTTTTGTCCCACGATCTGTCCTCGCTGTTGGCCGGGAAGATCCACGCGCTTTTAAGCCGCAAATACACCAAGGGCAGGGACTATTTCGACCTCGCCTGGTATTTGTCCCGCTTCCCGGCGATTGTCCCCAACTTCAAACTCCTCCACAATGCCTTAAGGCAGACCGGCTACGCGAAAAAGCTCCCCGGCAAGGATGACTGGCGGGAATATTTGAGCGGTGTCGTTCAAAAAGCGGACTGGAAAACCGTGCACAAAGACGTCGTGAATTTCCTCGAAAACCCCGGCGACATGAACGTCTTTACGAAGGGGAATGTGCTGAAGATGATCCAGACCGGCCGGTGA
- a CDS encoding DUF1016 N-terminal domain-containing protein — MTVRGSSTIKSSSSDAYAALVLKVKKTLVEGQQRIEQERVRTYWEAGRLIHAHILKYERARRGQETVKRLAQDLGVSDTVLHRCVKFVQKYPDPRKVATWPLFSWSHYRTLIAIPDDKKRLRLEKAVFQKGWSVDELAVRLKEERLQGGTQSAASPAGSSVNRKPLVPLRGTLYTYKLVERPNLAASGDSGLLVDLGFGNYFEVEPRLLTGFAKNQIVESRPREDGYKFYKTDRTVKDLFTYAAYVEKVVDGDTLKVRLDLGFNVWTRQVLRLRDLDCPEVGTPEGDEARSFARSHLKEAQLIIVRSSRSDKYDRYLADVFIPKDGEPDPETDVYLNNLLLEKGLAVRV, encoded by the coding sequence ATGACCGTGCGGGGATCCAGCACCATTAAATCATCATCGTCCGACGCGTATGCGGCGCTGGTCCTTAAAGTCAAGAAAACCCTGGTTGAGGGCCAACAGCGCATCGAGCAGGAGCGAGTGCGCACGTATTGGGAGGCGGGCCGACTGATCCACGCGCACATTTTGAAATACGAGCGTGCCCGGCGCGGGCAGGAAACCGTCAAGCGTCTGGCTCAGGACCTGGGGGTGAGTGATACGGTCCTGCACCGTTGCGTCAAATTCGTTCAGAAATACCCCGACCCGAGAAAAGTGGCCACGTGGCCACTTTTCTCCTGGAGCCATTACCGGACTTTGATTGCCATTCCTGACGATAAAAAACGTCTGCGTCTGGAAAAGGCTGTGTTTCAAAAGGGCTGGTCGGTTGATGAACTTGCCGTCCGTCTCAAAGAGGAGAGACTGCAGGGTGGAACACAGAGCGCGGCAAGCCCTGCCGGGTCTTCCGTCAACCGCAAGCCGCTTGTCCCTCTGCGCGGCACGCTGTATACCTATAAGCTTGTCGAACGTCCGAATCTTGCGGCGAGCGGCGATTCCGGCTTGCTGGTGGACCTGGGCTTCGGCAACTATTTTGAGGTCGAGCCGCGTCTGTTGACGGGCTTCGCCAAGAACCAGATCGTCGAATCCCGTCCCCGGGAGGACGGCTATAAATTTTACAAAACCGACCGGACCGTCAAGGACCTTTTCACCTACGCCGCGTATGTGGAAAAGGTCGTGGATGGCGACACGCTCAAGGTCCGGCTGGATTTGGGGTTCAATGTCTGGACGCGGCAGGTCCTGCGCCTGCGCGATCTCGATTGCCCCGAAGTCGGCACGCCGGAGGGAGACGAGGCCCGCAGCTTCGCCCGTTCGCATCTGAAAGAGGCCCAGCTCATCATTGTGCGCAGCTCCCGTTCCGACAAATACGACCGCTACCTGGCGGATGTCTTTATCCCCAAAGACGGCGAACCCGATCCGGAGACGGATGTTTACTTGAACAACCTGCTGTTGGAAAAGGGGCTTGCTGTTCGGGTGTGA
- a CDS encoding type II toxin-antitoxin system RelE/ParE family toxin → MWQVRIHRLVLEQDFKTIPPVDQKTILATIHKKLTASPEEYGKPLTGEFRRYHRLRVGDYRVIYKIVKNEVLVFVIKVGIRRDDKVYQELFARLKKL, encoded by the coding sequence ATGTGGCAAGTTCGAATCCATCGCCTGGTTTTGGAGCAGGATTTCAAAACCATCCCGCCGGTCGATCAAAAAACAATCCTCGCCACAATCCACAAAAAGTTGACGGCGTCTCCCGAAGAATACGGCAAACCGTTGACCGGGGAATTCAGGCGCTATCATCGTCTCCGAGTCGGTGATTATCGCGTGATTTACAAAATCGTCAAGAATGAAGTCCTTGTCTTTGTGATCAAAGTCGGCATCCGCAGAGACGACAAGGTCTATCAGGAGCTGTTCGCGCGATTGAAAAAACTTTAG
- a CDS encoding type II toxin-antitoxin system Phd/YefM family antitoxin: MITVREDTTLVGVSELRTHIDQILAEAKKHKVLIGRRNKPVAVLLDMEKYNQMEATLELLEDFALGYLAKEREAGAKSSDYLDIQEVIKKIKV, translated from the coding sequence ATGATTACCGTTCGAGAAGATACCACCCTGGTGGGGGTCTCAGAATTAAGAACCCACATTGATCAAATTTTGGCCGAGGCCAAAAAGCACAAAGTCTTGATCGGGCGCCGAAATAAACCGGTTGCCGTCCTTCTGGATATGGAAAAATACAATCAGATGGAGGCGACCCTGGAGTTGCTTGAAGATTTTGCGCTCGGGTATCTGGCCAAGGAACGCGAGGCCGGGGCCAAGTCTTCGGATTATCTGGACATTCAGGAAGTCATTAAAAAAATCAAGGTCTAA
- a CDS encoding glycosyltransferase, which produces MKVSGFTIVRNAVKYNYPALESIRSILPVCDEFIVNVGESEDDTLGLIRSLRDPKVRVIQTKWDFSEGKTVLSRQTNIALKECAGDWAFYLQSDEVIHEDDLPRLHRVMEKHLTDEQTDALRFSWLHFYGSYYRYRVDHGWYQKQDRIVRNNGRIESIGDAWGFGRKDGQDLRRRNTGCLLYHYGWVHSGDVMTRRRVNAEQIGFTSLKAEEREGEYSYGDLNRFPPYFGSHPAVMKARVAVHALSREDYAGICRRYWWHPGHILNLRMKTWKREKGKIE; this is translated from the coding sequence ATGAAGGTGAGCGGCTTCACCATCGTCCGCAACGCCGTCAAGTATAACTACCCCGCCCTGGAATCCATCCGTTCCATCCTCCCGGTCTGCGACGAGTTCATCGTCAACGTCGGGGAATCCGAAGACGACACGCTGGGGCTGATCCGGTCCCTGCGCGACCCCAAGGTCCGCGTCATCCAGACGAAATGGGATTTCTCCGAGGGGAAAACTGTCCTCTCCCGGCAGACCAACATCGCCCTCAAGGAATGCGCCGGAGACTGGGCGTTTTATCTGCAGTCCGATGAGGTCATCCATGAGGACGACCTGCCGCGGCTCCACCGTGTCATGGAAAAGCATCTCACGGATGAACAAACGGACGCCCTGCGTTTTTCCTGGCTGCATTTTTACGGGAGTTACTACCGTTACCGGGTCGACCACGGCTGGTATCAGAAGCAGGACCGTATCGTCCGCAACAACGGCCGGATCGAATCCATCGGCGACGCCTGGGGGTTCGGCCGCAAGGACGGGCAGGACCTGCGCCGCCGCAATACCGGGTGCCTGCTGTATCATTACGGCTGGGTCCATTCCGGAGACGTCATGACCCGGCGCCGCGTGAACGCCGAGCAGATCGGGTTCACGTCCCTGAAAGCCGAGGAGCGCGAAGGGGAGTATTCCTACGGCGATCTGAACCGCTTCCCGCCGTATTTCGGCTCTCACCCCGCCGTGATGAAAGCCCGCGTCGCCGTCCACGCTTTAAGCCGGGAAGACTATGCCGGCATCTGCCGGCGCTACTGGTGGCATCCCGGTCACATCCTTAATCTCCGCATGAAGACTTGGAAGAGGGAGAAGGGAAAAATAGAATAG
- a CDS encoding glycosyltransferase family 1 protein, protein MRVAINCRSFLTTHYAGIGRYAYNLVKTLSEIDQANEYWLYVRKSYFDFKRRAPRINAKNFSVKIDWLNHGLDQTLKTADLYHSPSPDFFHIHDAKVIVTVHDLVYKAHPQGHTPQTIETTDKQLHQIVERADKIICCSQNTINDLCRYFPVDLSRVALVYQGVDKKIFYPVGDHERRKAEGYIRRKGITGPFVLFVGTIEPRKNLQNLLRAFAQLKQKHKYPGKLVVIGMKGWMQEIISDVLKQLNLRNQVIFLGYVSDEALRYFYNLSDVFVFPSFYEGFGFPIVEAFCCGAAVVTSNVSSCPEIAKDAALTVNPEFPVEIAEAIHQVLQDDKLRKSLKDKGLHRAQDFSFLKTAQETLGVYEEVYKTL, encoded by the coding sequence ATGCGCGTCGCCATCAACTGCCGTTCCTTCCTCACCACGCATTACGCCGGTATCGGGCGCTATGCCTATAACCTCGTCAAGACGCTGAGCGAAATCGACCAGGCCAACGAATACTGGCTCTACGTGCGCAAGAGCTATTTCGACTTCAAGCGCCGGGCCCCGCGGATCAACGCCAAGAATTTTTCCGTCAAGATCGACTGGCTCAACCACGGCCTCGACCAGACCCTGAAGACGGCCGACCTTTACCATTCCCCCAGCCCGGATTTTTTCCATATCCATGATGCCAAGGTCATCGTGACCGTCCACGACCTTGTTTACAAGGCGCATCCCCAGGGACACACCCCGCAGACCATTGAGACGACCGACAAACAGCTGCACCAGATCGTGGAGCGGGCCGACAAGATCATCTGCTGTTCGCAGAACACGATCAACGACCTGTGCCGGTATTTCCCGGTGGACCTGTCCAGGGTCGCGCTGGTGTATCAGGGCGTGGACAAGAAAATATTCTATCCGGTCGGCGACCATGAACGGCGGAAGGCCGAGGGGTATATCCGGCGCAAGGGGATCACGGGCCCGTTCGTCCTGTTCGTCGGCACGATCGAGCCGCGCAAGAACCTCCAGAACCTCCTGCGCGCCTTCGCCCAGCTCAAACAGAAGCACAAATACCCCGGCAAGCTCGTGGTCATCGGGATGAAAGGCTGGATGCAGGAGATCATCAGCGACGTCCTCAAGCAGTTGAACCTGCGCAACCAGGTGATTTTTTTGGGGTATGTTTCCGATGAGGCCCTGCGCTATTTTTACAATCTCTCCGATGTTTTTGTGTTCCCGTCCTTTTATGAAGGGTTCGGTTTTCCCATTGTGGAGGCGTTTTGCTGCGGGGCGGCGGTCGTGACCTCCAACGTGTCCTCCTGCCCCGAGATCGCCAAGGACGCCGCGTTGACGGTGAACCCCGAATTCCCGGTCGAGATCGCCGAAGCGATCCATCAGGTCCTCCAGGACGACAAATTGAGAAAGTCGCTTAAAGACAAAGGCCTGCATCGCGCGCAGGATTTTTCTTTTCTGAAAACCGCCCAGGAAACCCTGGGGGTTTATGAAGAGGTTTACAAAACGCTATGA
- a CDS encoding DegT/DnrJ/EryC1/StrS family aminotransferase, with amino-acid sequence MNQKPLSVEAKTKYKVPFGTVSITEEARKLIDQAITTKLVTRGKYVEEFERQFAKLFGVKEAVAVSSGTDADALSLAVLYDYGARRGDEIIVPALSFIATGNAVFQAGFKPVFVDVKRETLNIDVDKIEQVITEKTRGIMPVHLMGKPAEMDRIMAIAKTHKLYVIEDAAEAHGAEYKGRLVGSIGHLAAFSLYAAHIVTTIEGGMVITNDSRMADIVRSLRNHGIVNKFEFRRIGFSAKMNEIEAAVGLGNIRIFSEILERRRRNLLYLIEKFRKFERFFITIREDAGEKIGPHAFSVILRENAGFTKDEIVNFLDAKGVDSRNLFYSMPTQCPSYAFLGHKLGDFPEAEYCGDHGFHIGIHQDIEIPQLDWVVESVAEFLKSKRL; translated from the coding sequence ATGAACCAGAAGCCTTTGAGTGTCGAAGCCAAGACGAAATACAAAGTCCCGTTCGGGACGGTGTCCATCACCGAGGAGGCCCGCAAGCTGATCGACCAGGCCATTACGACCAAGCTGGTGACGCGGGGCAAATACGTTGAGGAATTTGAGCGCCAGTTCGCCAAATTGTTCGGCGTCAAAGAGGCCGTGGCCGTGAGCAGCGGCACCGACGCCGACGCCCTGTCGCTGGCCGTCCTGTATGATTACGGCGCCCGGCGGGGGGACGAGATCATTGTCCCGGCCCTGTCCTTCATCGCCACCGGAAACGCGGTCTTCCAGGCCGGGTTCAAACCGGTTTTTGTGGACGTCAAGCGCGAGACATTGAACATCGATGTGGATAAGATCGAGCAGGTGATCACAGAAAAGACACGCGGCATCATGCCGGTGCACCTGATGGGAAAGCCGGCGGAGATGGACCGGATCATGGCGATCGCCAAGACGCACAAGCTGTACGTCATTGAGGACGCGGCCGAGGCCCACGGCGCCGAATATAAGGGCCGGCTGGTCGGGAGCATCGGCCACCTGGCCGCTTTCAGTCTCTACGCCGCGCACATCGTCACCACGATCGAGGGCGGCATGGTGATTACCAACGACAGCCGCATGGCGGACATTGTCCGGTCTTTGCGCAACCACGGGATCGTGAATAAATTCGAGTTTCGCCGGATCGGCTTCTCCGCCAAGATGAACGAGATCGAAGCCGCCGTGGGGCTGGGGAACATCAGGATTTTCTCGGAGATACTGGAGCGCCGCCGCCGGAATTTATTGTACCTTATCGAAAAATTCAGGAAATTCGAACGTTTTTTCATCACGATCCGGGAGGACGCCGGGGAGAAAATCGGCCCGCACGCGTTTTCGGTCATTCTTCGGGAGAACGCCGGTTTCACCAAGGACGAGATCGTGAATTTTCTGGACGCCAAGGGCGTGGATTCCCGCAATCTGTTTTATTCCATGCCGACGCAATGCCCGAGTTACGCATTTCTGGGGCACAAGCTCGGAGATTTTCCGGAGGCGGAATACTGCGGGGACCACGGGTTCCACATCGGCATCCACCAGGACATCGAGATCCCGCAGCTGGACTGGGTCGTCGAATCTGTGGCGGAATTCCTGAAATCCAAGCGTCTTTAA
- a CDS encoding nucleotidyltransferase family protein: MSLTTVTDLKSIDVLILCGGLGKRLRSVTGESPKAMAAIKEEPFLNILLKYLRDQGFRRVILCTGFKADVIEEYYRTQDLGLEIVFSREEAPLGTGGAVKNARRFVKSDPFLIVNGDCFCPLDYKVFVKFHRDEKALGSVVVAETENRGDFGSVLLDRSKRVAGFLEKTREDLSGLAAKFKTGYVNAGVYCFDKVIFDRMPRKNVFSLEYDLFPGLIGWNFLGYIMEDRFLDIGTPERYQEAQKLLAKRKAA; this comes from the coding sequence ATGAGCCTTACGACAGTGACCGACCTTAAATCCATCGACGTCCTGATCCTCTGCGGCGGGCTCGGCAAGCGGCTTAGATCCGTGACCGGCGAAAGCCCCAAGGCCATGGCCGCGATCAAAGAAGAGCCGTTCTTAAATATCCTTTTAAAATATTTGCGGGATCAGGGTTTTCGCCGTGTGATTTTGTGCACCGGCTTTAAGGCCGACGTGATCGAGGAATATTACCGCACGCAAGATCTTGGGCTTGAAATTGTATTTTCCCGGGAAGAGGCGCCCTTGGGCACGGGGGGCGCGGTCAAGAACGCCCGGCGGTTCGTCAAGAGCGATCCGTTCCTCATCGTGAACGGCGACTGTTTCTGCCCGCTGGATTACAAAGTTTTTGTGAAATTTCATCGGGATGAAAAGGCCCTGGGATCGGTGGTGGTGGCGGAAACGGAAAACCGCGGGGATTTCGGTTCCGTCCTGCTGGACCGTTCAAAGCGCGTGGCCGGGTTTCTGGAGAAGACGCGAGAGGACCTTTCCGGACTTGCCGCGAAATTCAAAACGGGATATGTGAACGCCGGGGTCTACTGTTTTGACAAAGTGATCTTCGACCGGATGCCACGCAAGAACGTTTTTTCTCTGGAGTATGATCTTTTCCCCGGCCTGATCGGGTGGAATTTCTTGGGATACATCATGGAGGACCGCTTCCTGGACATCGGGACCCCCGAACGTTACCAGGAGGCGCAGAAGCTTTTAGCCAAGAGGAAGGCCGCATGA
- a CDS encoding kinase, which translates to MIISRTPFRVSFFGGGTDYPGWFEKHPGAVLATTIDKYCYITCRYLPPFFDHKSRIIYSKMEHVQKVNEIDHPAVREVIRFLGIKQGLEIHHDGDLPARTGLGSSSSFTVGLLNSLYALKGIMTTKEQLANEAIHIEQKMCKENVGCQDQTLAAYGGFNFIEFGGRTHLQVRKVTFSQDKSRDLERHLMMFFSGFSRTASEVAAEQIRNIPKKQNELKAMHQMALEAVNILNGNDVTRFGKLLHESWQLKRSLSTKISNPHIDQIYETARRAGAIGGKLLGAGGGGFVLVFAPPEKQKAIRQKLRNLLMIPFKFENLGSQIIFYQPNSGKV; encoded by the coding sequence ATGATCATCAGCCGAACCCCGTTTCGCGTGTCGTTTTTCGGAGGAGGGACAGATTATCCCGGATGGTTTGAAAAACACCCGGGCGCGGTCCTCGCCACCACCATCGACAAATATTGCTACATCACCTGCCGTTATCTGCCGCCGTTTTTCGACCACAAGTCGCGCATCATCTATTCCAAAATGGAGCATGTGCAAAAGGTCAATGAGATCGACCACCCGGCCGTGCGCGAGGTCATCCGGTTCCTCGGCATCAAGCAGGGGCTGGAGATCCATCACGACGGCGATCTCCCCGCGCGCACGGGGCTGGGGTCGAGTTCGTCGTTTACCGTCGGGCTGTTGAACAGCCTTTACGCCCTCAAGGGCATCATGACCACCAAAGAACAGCTGGCGAACGAGGCGATCCACATCGAGCAGAAAATGTGCAAGGAGAATGTCGGCTGCCAGGATCAGACCCTGGCCGCTTACGGCGGGTTCAATTTTATCGAGTTCGGCGGCCGCACCCATCTGCAGGTCCGCAAGGTGACGTTCAGCCAGGACAAGAGCCGGGACCTGGAGCGGCACCTGATGATGTTCTTTTCAGGTTTTTCACGAACGGCGTCCGAGGTGGCCGCGGAACAGATCAGGAATATCCCGAAAAAACAAAATGAGCTCAAGGCCATGCACCAGATGGCCCTGGAAGCGGTCAATATCCTCAACGGCAACGATGTGACCCGTTTCGGCAAGCTCCTGCACGAGAGCTGGCAGCTGAAAAGGTCGCTGTCCACCAAGATCTCCAACCCGCACATCGACCAGATCTATGAAACCGCGCGGCGGGCCGGGGCCATCGGCGGCAAACTCCTGGGCGCCGGGGGCGGCGGCTTTGTCCTCGTCTTTGCCCCGCCGGAAAAGCAGAAAGCCATCCGTCAGAAATTGCGCAATCTTTTGATGATCCCGTTCAAGTTCGAGAACCTCGGCAGCCAGATCATCTTCTACCAGCCGAACAGCGGGAAAGTTTAA